One segment of Mesoplodon densirostris isolate mMesDen1 chromosome 6, mMesDen1 primary haplotype, whole genome shotgun sequence DNA contains the following:
- the NKX2-6 gene encoding homeobox protein Nkx-2.6: protein MLLNPVTSTPFSVNDILRLEREQISPEALQLRGARRSPESCQYLLPVPEQRGSEVPSTGSGDGDRSLEGSEPPEGPCETVTEMDAEPVGEPQSGLSAASPPCDGTGVQESDVGDSGGGGGGARGDGSEHPKGRPRRKPRVLFSQAQVLALERRFKQQRYLSAPEREHLASALQLTSTQVKIWFQNRRYKCKRQRQDKSLELAGHPLAPRRVAVPVLVRDGKPCLGPRTPAFTGPYGAAAAPYSCFGGYAGAAYSAPYGGCYAGAPPGPAPPGPAPPVPQASSGFSGGGPSANPQGHLPATLQGVRAW from the exons ATGTTACTGAATCCTGTCACCTCCACTCCCTTTTCGGTCAATGACATCCTGAGGCTGGAGCGTGAGCAGATCAGCCCGGAGGCCTTGCAACTCCGGGGTGCACGGAGGAGCCCGGAAAGCTGTCAGTACCTGCTACCGGTCCCTGAACAGCGAGGGTCGGAGGTTCCCAGCACCGGTAGCGGCGACGGCGACAGAAGTCTGGAAGGGTCGGAGCCTCCGGAAGGTCCCTGTGAGACAGTCACAGAGATGGACGCTGAACCGGTGGGCGAGCCAC AGTCCGGCCTCAGCGCAGCCTCGCCCCCCTGCGACGGGACCGGAGTGCAGGAGAGCGACGTGGGtgacagcggcggcggcggcggcggcgcgcgcGGGGATGGCTCGGAGCATCCCAAAGGGCGGCCCCGCCGGAAGCCGCGCGTGCTCTTCTCGCAGGCGCAGGTGCTGGCTCTGGAGCGGCGCTTCAAGCAGCAGCGGTACCTGTCGGCGCCGGAACGCGAGCACCTGGCCAGCGCGTTGCAGCTCACGTCGACGCAGGTCAAGATCTGGTTCCAGAACCGGCGCTATAAGTGCAAGAGACAGCGCCAGGACAAGTCCCTGGAACTGGCCGGCCACCCGCTAGCGCCGCGCCGGGTGGCGGTGCCTGTGCTGGTGCGGGATGGCAAGCCCTGCCTGGGCCCCCGCACGCCCGCCTTCACCGGTCCCTATGGCGCGGCCGCGGCGCCCTATTCCTGTTTCGGCGGCTACGCGGGCGCTGCCTACAGCGCTCCCTACGGCGGCTGCTACGCCGGCGCGCCCCCGGGCCCCGCGCCCCCCGGCCCCGCGCCCCCCGTACCGCAGGCCAGCTCTGGCTTCAGTGGGGGTGGACCGAGCGCCAACCCGCAGGGCCATCTGCCCGCCACGCTTCAGGGGGTCAGGGCCTGGTGA